In Vagococcus hydrophili, one DNA window encodes the following:
- a CDS encoding DNA polymerase beta superfamily protein — protein MKKIIQQKLKEIELKENIKIILAVESGSRAWGFESSDSDYDVRFVYIRSKEDYLKLDGIRDVVEWQLDETLDINGWDIQKALRLLYKSNPTLFEWCSSPIVYRETEEANQLRQLLPIYFSPKKSLYHYWHMAKTNYQEHLTGETVKAKKYFYVLRPILASTWVLKHQSNPPILFETLVEIELPGELKPVVYDLLEKKKEVKELDLVPRIDTLSEYIEKNLLEMEERAKEMTITQTEWTDLNRFFLSLL, from the coding sequence ATGAAAAAAATCATCCAACAAAAACTAAAAGAAATTGAACTAAAAGAAAATATCAAAATTATTTTAGCTGTAGAGTCAGGTAGTCGTGCGTGGGGATTTGAATCCAGTGACAGTGACTATGATGTCAGATTTGTCTATATTCGCTCAAAAGAGGACTATTTAAAGCTTGATGGCATTAGAGACGTCGTTGAATGGCAGTTAGACGAAACGTTAGATATTAATGGTTGGGATATTCAAAAGGCTCTGAGACTGCTTTATAAGTCGAACCCAACCCTCTTTGAATGGTGTTCTTCACCAATCGTTTACCGAGAAACAGAAGAAGCAAATCAATTACGTCAACTTTTACCGATTTATTTTTCACCTAAAAAAAGTTTATACCACTATTGGCATATGGCAAAAACGAATTATCAAGAGCATTTAACAGGTGAGACAGTTAAAGCTAAAAAATATTTTTATGTGCTTCGTCCAATCTTGGCGTCAACATGGGTATTGAAGCATCAAAGTAATCCGCCGATTTTATTTGAAACTCTTGTGGAAATCGAATTGCCTGGTGAGTTGAAACCAGTTGTTTATGATTTGTTAGAAAAGAAAAAAGAAGTCAAAGAATTAGATTTAGTTCCTCGTATTGATACACTAAGCGAATATATCGAAAAGAATTTATTAGAGATGGAAGAAAGGGCTAAGGAAATGACCATTACTCAAACTGAATGGACAGATCTAAACCGATTTTTCTTATCATTGTTATAG